The following proteins are encoded in a genomic region of Synechococcus sp. ROS8604:
- a CDS encoding ATP-binding cassette domain-containing protein: MSLIVLDHLEKSYGTIPALRDLSLQVPEGCLYGLLGPNGAGKTTTLRILATLLAPDLGDVRIAGLDGLKDQREIRRLIGYVAQEVAIDKILTGRELLVLQGDLYHLRPKQRNQRIDELIEMLGMDPWIDRRCGTYSGGMRRRLDLAAGLLHRPQLLILDEPTVGLDIESRAVIWNVLRDLRDQGTTVLLSTHYLEEVEALADRMAIIDAGAVIAEGTPNDLKKRLGGDRVTLRVREFSNEQEAETIRDLLEPLDGIQNIVINRSQGHSLNLVVDGEQVLPRLRLCLEEAGLPVFALAQSRPSLDDVYLQATGRTLMDAELAIAGQRDPKQERKQAMR, encoded by the coding sequence ATGTCCCTGATCGTGCTCGATCACCTGGAAAAGTCTTACGGGACGATTCCAGCGCTCAGGGACTTGAGCTTGCAAGTCCCTGAAGGATGTCTGTATGGGCTGCTCGGACCCAATGGTGCTGGCAAAACCACAACCCTGAGAATTCTTGCCACTCTTCTGGCTCCAGATCTTGGCGATGTCCGCATTGCTGGCCTCGATGGCTTGAAAGACCAACGCGAGATTCGACGGCTGATTGGATATGTCGCTCAAGAGGTGGCGATTGACAAAATCCTCACGGGGCGGGAGCTGCTAGTCCTTCAAGGCGACCTCTACCACTTACGACCCAAGCAGAGGAACCAACGAATCGACGAACTGATCGAGATGTTGGGCATGGATCCCTGGATCGACCGGCGATGCGGCACCTATTCAGGAGGCATGCGTCGTCGCCTTGATCTCGCGGCAGGTCTCTTGCATCGCCCCCAACTGCTCATTCTCGATGAACCCACGGTCGGACTTGACATCGAAAGTCGAGCCGTGATCTGGAACGTGCTCCGGGACTTAAGAGATCAGGGAACAACGGTCTTGCTGAGCACCCATTACCTCGAGGAAGTGGAAGCACTCGCCGATCGAATGGCCATCATTGATGCCGGAGCGGTGATTGCTGAAGGCACACCAAACGATCTCAAGAAACGTCTGGGAGGGGATCGCGTCACCTTGCGGGTGCGTGAGTTCAGCAACGAGCAGGAAGCCGAGACGATTCGTGACCTCCTTGAACCCCTTGATGGCATCCAGAACATTGTGATTAATCGCTCGCAGGGCCACTCCCTCAACCTTGTGGTGGATGGGGAACAGGTCCTTCCTCGCCTTCGCCTTTGTTTGGAAGAAGCAGGGCTTCCCGTCTTTGCCCTTGCCCAAAGCAGACCCAGTCTTGACGACGTTTACCTTCAGGCCACAGGACGCACCCTGATGGACGCCGAGCTGGCCATTGCCGGGCAGCGTGATCCCAAGCAAGAACGCAAGCAAGCCATGCGCTAA
- a CDS encoding ABC transporter permease, with product MTTPHLQIDANQASSRGALTELIQETTALTRRLFVQLKRRPSTLIAGVLQPLIWLILFGALFSKAPEGLLPGGMSYGRFLGAGVIVFTAFSGALNAGLPVMFDREFGFLNRLLVAPLRSRSSIVFASVIYITTLSLVQSLAIMFTAALLGYGWPGAGGLLLVLFTLLLLVFAVTALSLGLAFALPGHIELIAVIFVANLPLLFASTALAPLSFMPEWMGWLAALNPLTFAIEPIRAAYAGPLDLSVVLLDAPYGPVTGQTCLLVLTVLTVGLFLLIRPLLNRKLS from the coding sequence ATGACCACTCCCCATCTGCAGATTGATGCCAATCAAGCGTCCTCCCGAGGAGCTTTGACAGAGCTGATCCAGGAAACGACGGCTTTGACGCGTCGCCTGTTCGTGCAGCTCAAACGGCGTCCCTCCACGCTGATTGCCGGTGTTCTGCAACCCCTGATCTGGTTGATTTTATTTGGGGCTTTGTTCTCTAAGGCTCCCGAGGGGCTGCTACCCGGCGGCATGAGCTACGGGCGTTTTCTCGGTGCTGGAGTGATTGTGTTCACAGCGTTTAGCGGTGCACTCAATGCCGGACTTCCGGTCATGTTTGACCGCGAATTTGGATTTCTCAACCGACTTCTGGTGGCGCCACTGAGAAGTCGAAGTTCCATTGTCTTCGCTTCGGTGATTTACATCACCACATTGAGCCTTGTGCAGAGTTTGGCGATCATGTTCACAGCGGCCTTACTCGGCTATGGATGGCCTGGAGCTGGTGGCCTCCTGCTCGTTCTGTTCACCCTGCTGCTGTTGGTTTTTGCCGTAACGGCCTTAAGTCTCGGTTTGGCTTTTGCTTTGCCTGGTCACATTGAGTTGATTGCGGTGATTTTTGTCGCCAATCTGCCGCTGCTATTTGCAAGCACCGCATTGGCACCTCTGAGCTTTATGCCTGAGTGGATGGGCTGGCTAGCGGCCCTAAATCCCCTTACCTTCGCGATAGAACCCATTCGAGCAGCCTATGCAGGCCCTCTCGATCTTTCGGTGGTTCTTTTGGACGCACCCTATGGACCCGTCACTGGACAGACCTGCCTATTGGTCCTGACCGTGCTCACCGTGGGGCTGTTTCTTCTCATCCGACCACTGCTCAATCGCAAACTCTCTTGA
- a CDS encoding N-acetylmannosamine-6-phosphate 2-epimerase, with product MSIPIPSRAQLKGGLIVSVQAPEGSPMRHPDVIAAMAEASLRNGATGVRLESPEHIGAVRNRCPNALIIGLWKRTLPQSSVYITPRWQDIQAVWAAGADVIALDATARQRPEQEDLAELIQRSKNELGAPLMADVDSIENGLIAASLGCEWVGTTLYGYTEQTAQQTPPGFGLISPLRDQLPEQVTLICEGGIKSPDSALKSLEHGADLVVVGTAITGVDLQVANYNKTLKRQNG from the coding sequence ATGTCCATCCCCATCCCATCCCGCGCCCAACTGAAGGGTGGCCTGATCGTGTCCGTTCAGGCTCCGGAAGGATCACCCATGCGGCATCCCGATGTGATTGCGGCCATGGCTGAAGCCAGTCTTCGCAACGGAGCCACTGGTGTTCGCCTCGAGAGCCCAGAGCACATCGGAGCTGTACGCAACCGCTGTCCTAACGCTTTGATCATTGGCTTATGGAAGCGAACGCTCCCGCAGAGCTCCGTCTACATCACGCCTCGCTGGCAGGACATTCAAGCGGTCTGGGCAGCCGGTGCCGACGTCATCGCCCTTGATGCCACAGCGCGTCAAAGGCCAGAGCAGGAAGACCTCGCCGAACTCATTCAACGATCGAAGAATGAATTAGGAGCTCCACTCATGGCCGATGTGGACTCCATCGAAAACGGATTGATCGCAGCATCCTTGGGATGCGAATGGGTGGGCACCACTCTTTATGGATACACGGAGCAAACAGCACAACAAACTCCTCCGGGTTTCGGCTTGATCTCTCCTCTAAGGGATCAGCTTCCCGAGCAGGTGACGTTGATTTGCGAGGGGGGCATTAAGTCGCCTGATTCAGCGCTCAAATCGCTTGAGCATGGAGCCGATCTTGTGGTCGTTGGCACGGCGATTACGGGCGTCGACCTTCAAGTGGCCAATTACAACAAGACCCTGAAAAGGCAGAATGGGTGA
- the groL gene encoding chaperonin GroEL (60 kDa chaperone family; promotes refolding of misfolded polypeptides especially under stressful conditions; forms two stacked rings of heptamers to form a barrel-shaped 14mer; ends can be capped by GroES; misfolded proteins enter the barrel where they are refolded when GroES binds), with product MAKLLSFSNESRESLERGMNALADAVRVTIGPRGRNVVLEKSYGAPDIVNDGDTIAKEIELADPFENIGAKLIQQVASKTKDKAGDGTTTATVLAQAMVEEGLRNTAAGASPIELRRGMEKAVAAVVASLNQRSQSVSGDAIRQVATVSSGGDEEVGRMVAEAMDRVSFDGVITVEESKSLATELEVTEGMAFDRGYSSPYFVTDGDRQICEFENALLLLTDRKISSVTDLVPVLETVQKSGSPLVILAEEVDGEALATLVVNKNRGVLQVAAVRAPSFGERRKAALADIAVLTGGQVISEDRAMTLDKVTLDDLGRARRITISKDSTTIVASDDSKDAVIARVASIKRELDNTDSEYDQEKLNERIAKLAGGVAVIKVGAPTETELKNRKLRIEDALNATRAAVEEGIVAGGGSTLLHISAELDALTSGLEGDQKTGVEIVQRALSAPLRQIAENAGSNGDVVVDRVRNSGQGFNALTGNFEDLMSAGILDASKVVRLALQDAVSIASLVVTTEVVVADKPEPPAPAGGGGDPMGGMGGMDPMGGMGGMGGMGMM from the coding sequence ATGGCCAAACTTCTCAGCTTCTCGAACGAATCACGTGAGTCCCTCGAGAGAGGCATGAATGCCCTTGCCGATGCCGTTAGGGTCACCATCGGACCTCGTGGCCGTAACGTGGTGCTCGAGAAGTCCTACGGCGCACCTGACATCGTCAATGACGGTGACACGATTGCCAAAGAAATCGAACTTGCTGATCCATTCGAAAACATCGGAGCCAAGCTGATCCAGCAGGTGGCGTCCAAGACCAAGGACAAAGCTGGCGATGGCACCACAACGGCCACCGTGCTCGCCCAGGCGATGGTTGAGGAGGGGCTTCGCAACACCGCCGCAGGTGCCAGCCCGATCGAACTTCGCCGAGGCATGGAAAAAGCTGTGGCGGCGGTGGTCGCCAGCCTGAATCAGCGCAGTCAGTCCGTGAGCGGCGATGCGATTCGCCAGGTTGCCACGGTGAGCTCAGGCGGTGATGAGGAGGTGGGGCGAATGGTTGCTGAGGCTATGGACAGGGTGAGCTTTGACGGTGTGATCACCGTGGAGGAATCCAAGTCTTTGGCCACTGAGCTCGAAGTCACAGAGGGCATGGCCTTCGATCGTGGCTACAGCTCTCCCTATTTCGTCACCGATGGTGACCGCCAGATCTGTGAATTTGAGAATGCGTTACTGCTCCTCACCGATCGCAAAATTAGCTCGGTGACCGATTTGGTCCCCGTGTTGGAAACGGTTCAGAAATCGGGCTCACCGCTGGTGATCTTGGCCGAAGAAGTGGATGGAGAAGCTCTAGCAACCTTGGTTGTGAACAAGAACAGAGGGGTGCTGCAGGTGGCGGCAGTGCGTGCTCCATCCTTTGGCGAGCGCCGGAAGGCTGCTCTTGCTGATATCGCTGTGCTGACCGGCGGTCAAGTGATCAGCGAAGACAGGGCGATGACCCTCGACAAGGTGACGTTGGACGATCTGGGCCGGGCACGCAGGATCACGATCAGCAAGGACAGCACCACAATCGTGGCGAGCGATGACAGCAAAGATGCCGTCATCGCTCGTGTTGCCTCCATCAAGCGTGAGCTCGACAACACGGATTCGGAATACGACCAGGAGAAACTCAACGAGCGCATCGCCAAGCTCGCTGGAGGAGTGGCTGTGATTAAGGTCGGTGCCCCCACAGAAACGGAGCTCAAGAACCGCAAGCTACGCATTGAGGATGCTTTGAATGCCACCCGTGCAGCGGTCGAGGAAGGCATTGTTGCTGGAGGTGGATCAACCCTTCTGCACATCTCTGCAGAACTCGATGCTCTGACCTCAGGCTTGGAGGGTGATCAAAAGACCGGGGTCGAAATCGTTCAGCGTGCCCTCAGCGCTCCCCTGCGTCAGATCGCTGAAAATGCAGGTTCTAACGGTGACGTTGTGGTGGATCGTGTCCGCAACAGTGGACAGGGATTCAATGCTCTCACCGGAAACTTTGAAGACCTGATGAGTGCCGGGATTCTGGATGCATCCAAAGTGGTTCGTCTAGCGCTGCAGGACGCGGTTTCGATTGCATCATTGGTGGTGACCACTGAAGTCGTGGTGGCAGACAAACCTGAGCCCCCTGCACCTGCAGGCGGCGGTGGCGACCCTATGGGCGGCATGGGCGGCATGGATCCCATGGGCGGCATGGGCGGCATGGGCGGCATGGGAATGATGTAA
- the fabG gene encoding 3-oxoacyl-[acyl-carrier-protein] reductase, with protein sequence MDSSASLDGQTALVTGASRGIGRAVALALAAEGAEVVVNYASSPDAAEAVVAEIQAKGGSAYALQADVADEASVDDLMKTVLKRSERIDVLVNNAGITRDGLLMRMKTEDWQAVINLNLTGVFLCTRAVTRPMLKQRSGRIINITSVVGLMGNAGQANYAAAKAGVVGLTRSSAKEMASRGITVNAVAPGFIATDMTKDLEAEAILAAIPLGRFGTPDQVAGTVRFLAADPAAAYITGQVLQVDGGMVMS encoded by the coding sequence ATGGATTCATCCGCTTCTCTTGACGGTCAAACCGCCCTTGTTACTGGTGCAAGTCGTGGCATCGGTCGCGCAGTGGCCTTGGCTTTGGCCGCTGAGGGCGCAGAAGTGGTGGTGAATTACGCCAGTTCACCCGATGCGGCGGAGGCGGTGGTTGCTGAAATTCAGGCCAAGGGCGGCTCCGCCTATGCCCTCCAGGCCGACGTGGCGGACGAGGCTTCGGTGGACGACTTGATGAAAACGGTGTTGAAGCGCAGTGAACGCATCGACGTTTTGGTGAATAACGCGGGGATTACGCGCGACGGCCTGTTGATGAGGATGAAAACCGAGGATTGGCAGGCGGTGATCAATCTCAATCTCACCGGAGTCTTTCTGTGCACGCGGGCTGTGACACGCCCCATGTTGAAGCAGCGCAGTGGTCGCATCATCAACATCACCTCGGTGGTTGGGTTGATGGGCAATGCCGGTCAAGCGAATTACGCCGCCGCCAAAGCCGGCGTGGTGGGACTGACCCGAAGTAGCGCCAAGGAGATGGCAAGCCGTGGAATCACGGTGAATGCGGTGGCACCTGGATTTATTGCCACTGATATGACGAAAGATCTTGAGGCCGAGGCCATCCTTGCTGCCATTCCTTTGGGCCGGTTTGGGACCCCTGATCAGGTGGCTGGAACCGTGAGATTTTTAGCTGCCGATCCGGCCGCCGCTTACATCACCGGGCAGGTTCTTCAGGTGGATGGCGGGATGGTCATGAGTTGA
- a CDS encoding TrkA family potassium uptake protein has product MKKPRRRSPQRRRLQPYSVQFYRPQLRQLARPWLLPVLALAIVIMGGAIGYRITEGWDWGDCLWMVLITISTIGYGEVEPLSQAGRLVTVLIVAGGIVVVQLSIQKILGLTESGYFRQLRELRFRRNLRRMHNHVILCGYGRIGREIAEQLLLETVPVLVVELDSARRLAAEERGLPVLQADATLDETLLEAGLHRCRSLVAALPSDAANLYVTLSARGLEPGCRLIARADREEAAAKLELAGATVVVSPYVAGGRVMAATALRPLAVDFMDLLSGSEFEIEEFRLSRDPLLVGHLASKSLSELQLGRRSGAMVLAIRDGSALKGNPSGEERLGPGQLLVVMGSQKQLELFRNLLGDAIDTIETMRGV; this is encoded by the coding sequence ATGAAGAAGCCTCGACGGAGGTCGCCACAACGCCGTCGGCTTCAGCCCTATTCCGTTCAGTTTTATCGGCCTCAGCTACGCCAGCTGGCCAGGCCATGGCTTTTACCCGTCCTAGCCCTCGCCATCGTGATCATGGGGGGTGCGATTGGTTATCGGATCACGGAGGGGTGGGACTGGGGTGATTGCTTGTGGATGGTGCTGATCACGATCAGCACCATTGGCTATGGAGAAGTGGAGCCCCTCTCCCAGGCCGGACGGCTGGTGACCGTTTTGATCGTGGCTGGGGGCATCGTGGTGGTGCAGCTCTCGATTCAAAAGATTCTCGGCCTGACAGAATCCGGATACTTCCGTCAGTTGCGGGAGTTGAGGTTTCGCCGAAATCTGCGGCGTATGCATAATCATGTGATTCTTTGCGGGTATGGCCGCATTGGCCGGGAGATTGCTGAACAGCTGCTCTTGGAAACCGTTCCTGTGCTTGTTGTGGAGTTGGATTCTGCTCGCCGTCTGGCGGCAGAGGAGCGTGGTTTGCCTGTGCTCCAGGCCGATGCCACCCTCGATGAAACGCTCCTAGAGGCTGGACTTCATCGTTGTCGAAGCCTGGTGGCGGCCTTGCCTAGCGATGCTGCCAATCTGTACGTCACGCTCAGCGCTCGAGGCTTGGAGCCTGGATGCCGGCTCATTGCTCGGGCCGATAGAGAAGAAGCGGCAGCCAAGCTTGAACTGGCGGGAGCCACGGTTGTGGTGAGTCCCTATGTCGCTGGGGGCAGGGTGATGGCAGCAACAGCGCTGAGGCCTTTGGCAGTGGACTTTATGGATCTGTTGTCTGGGTCGGAATTTGAAATTGAAGAATTTCGGTTAAGTCGTGATCCCTTGCTCGTGGGTCACTTAGCCAGCAAGAGCTTGTCGGAGCTCCAGCTCGGTCGGCGCAGTGGGGCCATGGTGCTGGCCATCCGTGACGGGAGCGCATTAAAGGGAAATCCCAGCGGGGAAGAACGGCTTGGCCCTGGTCAACTTCTTGTGGTGATGGGCAGTCAGAAGCAGTTGGAGTTATTCCGCAATCTGCTGGGTGATGCCATCGACACGATTGAAACCATGCGGGGTGTCTAG
- a CDS encoding glycosyltransferase family 9 protein, translated as MRVLVLSPGTAQQQLERMPAIAACANALGASIQVACSPGYRSLWTLLPSVEKIIPFDFSAAQTMADWANLLGSVREPDFQICLNFADGRQVNLMLSMSHIPTRVAEAGFASNAVASQADGWSAQRLSGFLAPLGLSLDAAAFRISLPAALMSQARERQPQGDGPLLMLQPTAKAGDWPSERWKQLPLTIKAKLPGLRTIHLGDESSLSERAAQIACADVVLTSCPVTSLMATFCGVPLVALGLADDQLPERDVIRHLGNDDLRSLSEGDVLEAMGFG; from the coding sequence ATGCGCGTTCTCGTTTTAAGCCCAGGAACAGCTCAACAGCAGCTTGAGCGTATGCCTGCCATAGCAGCCTGTGCCAACGCGCTTGGAGCTTCGATTCAGGTGGCCTGTTCCCCTGGTTACCGATCGCTGTGGACGTTGCTCCCCTCTGTTGAAAAAATCATTCCCTTTGATTTTTCTGCAGCTCAAACCATGGCCGATTGGGCCAATCTCCTTGGCTCCGTCCGAGAACCTGATTTCCAAATATGCCTTAATTTTGCGGACGGACGTCAGGTCAACCTGATGCTGTCCATGAGCCATATCCCGACGCGGGTTGCAGAGGCTGGATTTGCCTCTAATGCTGTAGCGAGCCAGGCTGATGGCTGGAGTGCGCAGCGCCTCTCTGGATTTCTGGCTCCGCTTGGTCTCAGCTTGGATGCCGCAGCCTTTCGGATCAGTTTGCCTGCCGCGCTGATGAGCCAGGCTCGCGAAAGGCAGCCGCAGGGAGATGGTCCCCTGTTAATGCTTCAACCAACGGCCAAGGCAGGAGACTGGCCCTCAGAACGCTGGAAACAATTACCGCTCACGATCAAAGCCAAGCTTCCTGGGTTGCGAACCATCCATCTCGGTGATGAGAGCTCGCTTTCCGAGAGAGCCGCGCAGATTGCCTGTGCCGATGTGGTGTTGACCAGTTGTCCTGTGACCAGTCTGATGGCAACATTTTGCGGTGTTCCGTTGGTTGCCCTCGGACTGGCTGACGATCAACTGCCCGAGCGGGATGTGATTCGGCATCTCGGCAATGACGATCTCCGCTCACTCTCAGAAGGGGATGTGTTGGAGGCGATGGGCTTCGGATGA
- the ispD gene encoding 2-C-methyl-D-erythritol 4-phosphate cytidylyltransferase, producing MHLLIAAAGSGRRMGATRNKLLLPLSGQPVLAWTLEAALAAEAIHWIGIIGQEIDRSEILDLVGGASKPIVWIAGGDSRQESVERGLAGLPTEAKHVLIHDGARCLATPDLFNRCAEAVRSGQAVIAATPVTDTIKKVDASGLITATPKRAELWAAQTPQAFSVDELRQGHREARTNGWTVTDDASLYERLGWPVNVLDAGPSNIKVTTPFDLTVAAAVLAERQG from the coding sequence ATGCATCTGTTGATCGCAGCCGCTGGTAGTGGGCGGCGGATGGGAGCGACCCGCAACAAGCTGCTGCTGCCACTATCTGGACAACCCGTGCTGGCATGGACGCTGGAGGCAGCTCTCGCAGCTGAAGCGATCCATTGGATCGGAATCATTGGCCAGGAGATTGACCGTTCCGAGATTCTCGATCTCGTGGGAGGCGCTTCCAAACCCATCGTTTGGATTGCCGGCGGAGACAGTCGTCAAGAGTCAGTGGAACGGGGGCTGGCGGGCCTGCCAACCGAAGCCAAGCATGTGCTCATCCATGACGGAGCCCGCTGTCTCGCCACTCCCGACCTGTTTAACCGCTGTGCAGAAGCCGTTCGCAGCGGCCAAGCTGTGATTGCGGCGACCCCTGTCACCGACACGATCAAAAAAGTCGATGCATCAGGCTTGATCACAGCAACCCCAAAGCGCGCAGAGCTGTGGGCGGCCCAGACTCCGCAAGCTTTTTCAGTGGATGAACTCCGCCAGGGTCATCGTGAAGCCCGTACGAATGGCTGGACGGTCACCGATGACGCCTCCCTTTACGAGCGTTTGGGATGGCCAGTCAACGTTCTTGATGCTGGTCCCTCCAACATCAAAGTGACCACCCCTTTTGATCTCACTGTGGCTGCAGCAGTGCTGGCCGAACGCCAGGGTTAG
- a CDS encoding LD-carboxypeptidase — translation MHSPDGSDVLLSPLQRGDEVAVVAASSALDNTDNLWRGLSILDSWGLRIRPDVISQRRWGYLAGRDEERRRDFQAVPNAALLACARGGWGAARLLEHPFAWQPGWLLGFSDVTALLCARMAAGVSGGVHGPLITTLADEPEWSQRRLHDLLFGHGLPDLQGVPWRGGVAVGPLLTLNLTVASHLIGSPFLPDLRGVVLVIEDIGEAPYRLDRMLTQWRLAGLLQSLAGLGFGRFLDCDDASNSAGFSLEEVLRERSDDLGIPVVGNLLVGHGPGGNAALPVGAIATLDGDQGVLRVGANPGVRPALLQPQ, via the coding sequence ATGCACAGCCCAGACGGCTCTGACGTGTTGCTTTCCCCTCTTCAACGGGGAGATGAGGTGGCCGTGGTGGCCGCCAGCTCTGCGCTTGACAACACAGACAACCTTTGGCGTGGGCTCTCGATTCTGGACAGCTGGGGATTGCGAATCCGTCCGGATGTCATCAGCCAACGGCGCTGGGGCTATCTGGCGGGACGGGATGAGGAACGTCGTCGTGATTTCCAAGCGGTTCCCAATGCCGCCCTCTTGGCCTGTGCACGCGGCGGCTGGGGAGCAGCCAGACTTTTGGAGCATCCTTTCGCTTGGCAGCCTGGATGGTTGCTGGGCTTCTCGGATGTGACTGCACTGCTCTGCGCTCGTATGGCGGCCGGTGTGAGCGGGGGCGTCCATGGGCCCTTAATCACAACCCTCGCCGATGAACCCGAGTGGAGTCAGCGGCGTTTGCATGATCTGCTCTTTGGCCACGGCCTCCCGGATCTTCAAGGGGTGCCCTGGCGGGGAGGCGTGGCTGTAGGCCCGTTATTGACCCTGAATTTAACGGTGGCGTCCCATTTGATCGGGAGCCCTTTCCTTCCCGATCTGCGAGGCGTTGTGTTGGTGATTGAAGACATCGGCGAAGCGCCCTATCGCCTTGATCGCATGCTCACCCAGTGGCGACTAGCAGGTCTGCTCCAATCGCTCGCCGGCCTTGGCTTCGGTCGATTTCTGGATTGCGATGACGCCTCGAACTCTGCTGGCTTCAGCTTGGAAGAGGTGTTGCGAGAGCGCAGCGATGATTTAGGGATTCCTGTGGTGGGGAACCTTCTAGTGGGGCATGGTCCGGGGGGAAATGCAGCCTTGCCGGTGGGCGCGATCGCGACCCTCGATGGAGATCAGGGGGTCTTGCGCGTGGGAGCTAACCCTGGCGTTCGGCCAGCACTGCTGCAGCCACAGTGA
- a CDS encoding 4-hydroxybenzoate polyprenyltransferase has translation MLFRQTLAPWVALLRWNKPSGRLILLIPAGWSLWLTPNAPPSTALALLIVLGGLAVSGAGCIANDLWDRRIDRFVERTKQRPLAQGSLSVVQAVVVLIVLLIISLSVVLSLPASVRNLCLVLACFALPPILIYPSAKRWFAYPQAVLALCWGFAVLIPWAAQEGNLDGGWPLAGCWLATLLWTFSFDTVYAMADRPDDARMALNSSALSLGPSVLRVVGITYALSMLALAVAAAFAGIGVIFWPFWLVVAFGMQRATRALKSVQQQSMSVYGLHFSQQVRLGALLLLGLVLGRLG, from the coding sequence ATGTTGTTTCGTCAAACCCTGGCTCCATGGGTGGCCCTGTTGCGTTGGAACAAACCCAGCGGAAGACTGATTTTGCTGATCCCCGCCGGCTGGAGTCTCTGGCTCACTCCGAATGCCCCGCCCTCTACAGCCCTTGCACTCTTGATCGTGCTCGGCGGTCTGGCGGTGAGTGGAGCGGGTTGCATCGCCAATGACTTGTGGGATCGACGCATCGATCGCTTTGTGGAACGCACGAAGCAGCGTCCGCTTGCGCAAGGAAGTTTGAGCGTTGTCCAGGCCGTTGTTGTGTTGATCGTGCTGTTGATCATCAGTTTGAGCGTGGTGCTGAGCTTGCCGGCTTCCGTGCGCAACCTCTGCCTTGTGTTGGCGTGTTTCGCCTTGCCGCCGATCTTGATCTATCCCTCTGCCAAGCGTTGGTTCGCCTACCCCCAGGCAGTCCTGGCCTTGTGCTGGGGCTTCGCGGTGTTGATCCCTTGGGCCGCTCAAGAGGGAAATCTGGATGGTGGCTGGCCTTTGGCCGGTTGTTGGCTTGCCACCCTGCTTTGGACGTTTTCTTTTGACACGGTGTATGCGATGGCGGATCGTCCGGATGACGCCCGGATGGCGTTAAACAGCAGCGCACTGAGTCTCGGTCCGTCCGTCTTGCGCGTCGTGGGGATCACCTATGCGCTCTCGATGCTGGCCCTGGCTGTTGCCGCCGCTTTTGCCGGAATCGGAGTCATTTTCTGGCCGTTCTGGTTGGTGGTGGCCTTTGGGATGCAACGTGCAACGCGAGCGCTCAAAAGTGTCCAGCAACAATCCATGTCGGTGTATGGCCTTCATTTCAGTCAGCAGGTGCGCTTGGGCGCGTTGCTGTTGTTGGGTCTCGTTCTCGGGCGGCTGGGCTGA